In the Deltaproteobacteria bacterium genome, CGTCGCACCGCTCGCAACAACACCGCGCTGGAGAGCAGGATGCTGACGTCCCACAAACTATAGACACGCGCTTCCTGCGCGTACACGACGTGGATCGGCGATACGGCGACAAGCGCCCCCATCAACAACGCGCTGGGCCACTGACCAAACAGTTCCCATCCCAGCCAGACGGCCAGCGGCAGCGCCAGCACGCTGATGGTGGCGGAGAGCGCACGCAAGGACTCCACCGAATCGCCGGTGACCTGGACCCACGCCCACAACAAGGTCACGTACGACGGCGCTTGATGTGGTTCCGTGCGCGCGAACACATCGAAGACATCGCGCCAGCGGACGCCGGGCCGAGCGTGCTTGTACTCGGCCAGCATCTCGATCGGCAGCGGGCGGTTCAGCGCCAATGCTGCGCGCACGTCCTCGGCGCTGTGAGCACACAGCCACAGCTTGGTGAACGCTTCGTCGTAGCGATAGACGCGGCGATCGAGATTGCTGAAGCGGAAGCAGACGCCGAGCACCATCAGCGCCAGCAACCTCAGTACGATACCCGGGCGCGCGCGCGTCGCGCTCATCGGCTGGTCGGCACGCGGCGCAGTCGCCATAGCCGCCCCGGTTCGTGCACCGGTTCCATTTGCCAGCCTGCGTGCGCTTCGAGTGCCGCGCGTAACACGTCGGACGGCGACAAGACAAACACATCGCCATAGCCGTCGGGAATCGCCGGCACCGGCGGCGCCACGTACCACACGCGGAAGTCGGATCGCACGCTGTGACTCAATGAAAGCAACAGACCGGTCGCGTCGGTCAGCAGCAGCGAGTGTGGACTTTGCTCGATGATGCGGGCGACTTCCCGATTGTAGAAGCCGAGCGCCTTGATCCAGCACGTCGTCGCCGTCCAGCTACGCGCACACGACACGACGCCGGCCAGCAGCACCGCGGCGGTGATTCCGGCCCATGCGCGCGCGTGCAGCGCGCGTGTGGCGTCACTCATTCCTGACGCCAACAACTGCGCGAGCGCGAGGTGCACCGCGAAATACGCCGGCATTGCATAGCGCGCGGTGCTCAGACGCGCGCCGCTCGTCACGATATCGGGCACACCGAGCGCGAGCACCGTCGGCGCGCTGAGCGCGACGACGAACCACCACGCCCGGCGCGGACCGTTACGCCACAGCGACCCGAGCGCGAAGACCAGCAGCGCCAGCGCCAACACCGCCGCGAGACCCATCGCGTGCTCGCGATCAACCCGCGCATCGAACACGATGCACGTGAGGTTCAAGATGACCGACTTGGTCCAGACGACGAACCCCGTTTCGCGTCCCACCCACGCCATCATCCCCACCGCGTTGTGGTACCGCACCAGAAGAACCACGAACCATGGCGTCATCGCCAGCGCGCCGATCACCTGTGCGCGCAGGAGCGTCCGCAGTGTGCGGTCACGCCATCCGGCCGAAACGACCGCGAACAACACGTGCCCGATCGCCACCAAGCCGAACAGCAGATGGACATACCAACCCAGGACGAGCGTGCCGGCGTAGACGCGCCACGCCCACGGACTGCCGACGCGCAAGGCACGCAGCAGCGCGGCGCTCGAGAGGAGAATCGCTAGCGCCCACAGACTGTACGCGCGAGCTTCCTGCGCGTAGAGCACCTGCAGCGGTGAAACGGCGAGCAACGCCAGCGCCACGATCGCGGTGCTCCGCCGCTGCGGAAACAACTCGCGGCACAACCACCACAGCGCCGGGAACTGCAGGAAGCTGATCAGGGCCGACAGCGCCCGCAGCGCGCGCACGGAATCGCCGACCGCGTGCGCCCAGATCCAGGCGAGCATCGCATACAACGGCGCGTGGTGCGGTTCGCGCGACGCGACCACCCGCAGCGTGTCGAGCAAGCCTTTGTCCAGATTGACGCGTTGGTAGCGCGCGAGGTCGTTGACCGAGACCGGCCCGCGTGCCGCCAACTCGTCGCTGACTTCCTCCGTGGTGAAGCCGGCGATCCACCGCGAGGTGCCGCCCGCTTCATCGTTCCAATAGACTTTCCGATCGAGGTGCGACAGGCGGAAATACGCGCCCACCGCTAGCGCGAGCAGCAATACGACTCGCAAAGACTTCAACCTCTCGGTCAATGCGTTCGTCATACGCTCGCGTTCGTCATGCGCTACAGCGCCGCCAACGCGGCCACGAACTCGTCGCCATGGGTGTCCCAGCTACAGCGCTCGGCGCGGGCACGAGCCGCGCGCCCCATCTCGCCGCGCAATCGTTCGTCGGTGCGCAGCAGTTCGAGTCGTGCGGCGATCGCCTCGGCGTCACGCACCGGCACCACGAAGCCCTCGATGCCGTCGCGCACTTCCGAACCCGCCGCTGGCGTTGTGATCACGGGAAGACCGCAGGCCATCGCTTCATAGATCACTTTGGGACTGCCTTCATCCAAAGTCGGCAGCACGAACACGTCGGCGCTTTGATAGAGCGCGATCGGGTGCGGAACGTAGCCCGGCATGTGGAAATTCTCCGGCACGCCATCGCGCGTCAGCAACGCACGGATCTGCGGACCGACCGCGCCGACCAACACCAACTCGGCGTCGCGCCATTGCAGGCGGCGCCACGCATCCAACAAGTACGGCACCCCTTTGCCCAAATTGATGGCGCCGACGAACAGTATCCTAAATGGTTGCTGGCCCTGACACGCGGCTGGCACGTAGACACGGGGGTCGGCGCCGCTGCCCGCGAGCGCCACGACCTTTGCGCCGGCGACACCCTGCTGCACGTATGTCGACTTCGCGTACGCGCCGCTCACCAGGATTGCGTCGGCCGTTTCCAACTCCGCCACCTTGCGGCGCAGCCGCACCGCCGGCGGTCGGTACGGAAACCCCCAGCGTGCGTGCTCGGCGGCGAGCACGGCGGTGCTGTGGCGCGGATCGGTGGAGTAGCGCAGCACGGCGGTGCGGAGACCCATCCGCTTGGCGTGCTGTAGCGACTGCAGGCCCCAGGTGTTCCACACGACGAACACGTCAGCCGGCTCCATGCGGCGACTTGCCCAACGATCGAACTGGAGGTTCTGCAGGTGCAACAGTCTCTCGCTGCGATCGTAGGAAGCGAGTTTGCGCAGCGCGCGGTCGCGCAGGCCGAGCGCGCGAATAGCCGCGGCCGGGACATCGGTGGCGCGACTGAAGCCGCACAGCAGCCGTCGCAGCGCCCCGTGTTGGTGCAACGCCCGCGCTTCGTGCAGCGCGTCGGTACCCAAGCCCGAGGCGCCGACGGCGCTGCCGAACGAGTAGATCACTTGCATCGCGGCTGGCGATAGCATGACCGGCGGCGCGGCCGATAGTCGCACGACCGGTGATGCGGACACGTGTCGCCGCCTTTCACATTCGCGGCGAACGACGTAAAGAGCACGCCGGGTTTCGCGCGTGGCTGCACACCGTATTCTTTTCGTCGATCATGCGCCGGCACTCGGCGGCGCCCAAGTCGGGCTCTTGCTGTGCTGCGAGTTGATCGAACGCGCGCAATTCGTCCCGCATCTGGCAACCCAACCGGGCGCGCTGGCAGAGTCCGCGCGCGCCCTGGGCGTGACGGTTCACGAGCTGCCGTTGGTGCAGCTGCGCGGCACCCTGGCCGGCGCGGCGGCGCTGCGGCGTGGCACCGCCGCGGTGATGCGAATCGTCCGCGCGCACGACATCGCGCTGGTCTACAGCAACACGGTGCGCGCGAGCGCGTATGCCGCGCTTGCCGCACGGCTGACGCGGCGGCCGTTGATCTGGCACGTCCACGACATCCTACGTCCCGGCCTGTACGTGCGCGCGATGAGTGCGCTGGCGGCGGCCACGATCGCCGTGTCACAAGCGGCCGCGCGCGTGCTGCCGAACCGGCAACGCGTGCGGGTCATTCCGCAAGGCGTGCGACAAGGCGAGCAGATTGACGAACACGAGCATCGCCAGGCGGCGATACGCCTGCGCGCGGCGTGGGGCGTGCCACCGCAGGCACCGCTGGTGGGTCAGGTCGCGCGCTTGCAACCGTGGAAGGGGCAACGCGACGTCATCGCGGCGGCCGCCGATCTCTTGCGCAATGTTCCCGCGGCCCACTTCGTCCTCGTCGGCGGCGACATCTTCGACGACGCCGCCGCCTACGAACGCGAGTTGCACACGTTGATCGCGCAGTCGGGGTTGCGCGCACAGGTCCACCTCGTCGCCCATCAAGCGGATGTCGCCGCCGTGTTCGCGGCGATCGATGTGCTCGTTCACGCCAGCTTCGAGGAACCGTTCGGGCGTGTCCTCATCGAGGCCGGCGCCGCGGGCGTGCCCGTGGTGGCGTACGGCGGCGGCGGCGTACGCGAGATTCTCGCGCACGAGCATACCGCGCTCATCGTGCCGCCCGGCGATCGGGCAGGACTGGCCGCAGCACTGCACCGAGTGCTCGGCGATCGGGCGCTCGCCACTCGGTTAGGCACGGCCGCACGCTCGGAGGTCGCCGCGCGCTTCGATGTGCGGCGGCTGACGCGCGACGTGGAAGATGTTCTACGCCGTGCGCTGCCGCGCGCCCGGCATTGACTCGGTCAGCGCGGCGATCGGCGTGCCGTCCACATTCGGCAGTGGCACATCGAGCAGCGTCGCAATCGTCGGCGCGAAATCCATCACCGACACCGTCTGCGACGTTTGCCCCGGCCGGATGCCTGGACCGACGGCGAAGAACATTCCTTCGCTGGTGTGGTGGCCCGAGCGTTGGTGCACGAAGGGCACGGTGACGCTGCCGGTCTTCGCTGAGTAGACGGTGGTGAGCGGCGCCGTGCAGTTCCACTCCACCAAGAGATCGGGCAGGTCAATCAGATGCGTCCCGTCATACAGTTCGGCAGTGCGGCGCACGCTCAGCACTGCGGGCTGATCGGTGTCGACGTTGACGAGCGCGCACAGGTCGCGACTGAGCATATCGCAGAAAGCTTCGTACTCCGCGCCCGGCTGAACGCGTCCGTGCGGCTCACGCCCTGCGAGGTTTACGCGCAGGCCGCTCCACACTTCTCCGTTGGGCATGTTGAAACACGCCGCGCGACGATCGAGCGGCGGCCACAGACGATCCACCAGCCACTTCTGCGCGCGCACCAGCCGCACGCGGGCGGGTAGTGGGAGCTGGCGCCAGCCGCGACGCAGGGCCGCCCAGGTTCGCGGCAGTTCGGGAAGAGTCGGCGAGTGTCCGAGGCGATACAGAATCGCGTCCATCAAGTGGGCGCCGTTGTAGTACGGGCCCATCCCGTGGCTGGCGAGCACGATCACCGTCGCGTCGGGCCCGGCCAATGTGAGGTGCTCATTCACCGCGGCATCCAGGGCGCGATAGACATCCCGCAGCGGATCGCCGAGTGCGCGCGCGAGTTCGGCATCGTGTCGCGGATGATGCGGATCGTGGATGTGCCAGCTCTGATGGCCCATGCAGTGGCCTTCGGTGAGCACGGTGAGGAAGAGATCCCATCGCTCACGTTCGAGCAGGTGACGCGAGAGCGCAGTCTTGGTTGCCACCCGGGTGATCAATGCGTCGCGCAGCGCGCGAAAGTCGGCGGCGCTCTGCAAACGTCGATGATCGCACAGTCCGACGGGTTCCAAGCCGAATCGCCGCCGCAACTCGGCGGCCAGCGTCGGCGGCCACGTGCAGAAGCCGGTGTTGGCCGCGTGCGCCATCCAATCGAGCACGTGGACACCATTGAAGTCGTGCGCCAACGGGACGTACGGGATATCGATCACCGCCGAGCGGCGACCGGCGCGGCTGAGGACGTTCCAGAACGCCTCCGCTTGCAGATCGGTGGGCAGGAAGCGGTAGGTGTCGTAGGTGCCGGGGCGGATCTGCCGCTCACCATGGCGCGCGTGCCGCGCCGGCGAAACGCCGGTGGAGAACGATTCCCACACGGCGGTGGTGTGGATGCCGAGCGGCGCGGCCGAGAGGCCCCACGCGCTGGTATCGAGCAGCCGCCGAAACGTGGGCAGCACGCCCGCATCCGCCCACAGTCGGAGAAGATCTTTCTCCACTCCGTCGAGACCGATGAACAGGACGCGCGCGCGACCGGTCATCGCTGGCACCATCGAGCCCGCTGCATGATGGTGAGCCTGTAGCACGGCTATCGCGATCGGGTCGAGAAGACCGGCGCCGCACTTGACACACGTGCGCACGTTCCCTTACCCAAGCACCGTGGCAAACGACGCGGGCTGTCATGCTCAGCGAGTGGACGCCGCGCCAGCGGCGCATCGCTGATGCGCTGCTCGATCATCATTCCGACGTACAACCGCCGCGACTCGCTGCGCCGGTGTCTCGCCGCGGTGACGCGTCAGGATCATCCCGACTTCGAAGTGATCGTGGTCGACGATGCCTCCACCGACGGCACCGGCGACATGGTACAGCGTGAGTTCCCTCACGTCCGCTGCCTGCGTCAGGACATCAACACCGGTTCCACCATCGCACGCAACAATTCCATTTCAATGTGCGGCGGCGACCTGGTGGTATTCACCGACGATGACTGCATCCCGCCGGCACATTGGCTGCGCACGCATGTCGCACACTACGCCGATCCCCGCGTCGGCGTGGTCGGTGGACCGCTGATCACGGCGGCGCCCAGCTTCTGCGACAAGTTCTACGCCGCGCACTATCGCGACGAGTACGAGCGGCTGCAGCGAATCGAGCACCTCGCCGGCTGGGAGCGCTTGGTGACCGGCAACATGAGCGTGCCGCGCGCCGTGTTCGAACGCGTCGGGCTCTTCGACGGCGAATTCCCGCGCGGTGCGGATGCCGACTTGGTGCGCCGCATCTGCCGCGCCGGGTACGTCGTCATTGCCGACCCTGCCGTCGCCGTCGAGCATTTGAAGAGCTACACCCTGCGCTCGTTTCTGTTGGAGCGCTTCGCCAAGGCTTGCGGTTCGATGATGACGGACGTGAAGGAAGGCAGCCTGAGCGTGCGGCGTTTCGTACCGCTACCGAATGTCGTCGGAACCTGGCGGGACTGGCAGAACTTCCGCGCCATGTTCGGCGCACCGTTTGCGGTAAGTCTACCGTTCTGGACGTTGGCGATCGTCACGCGCTGGCTCGAAGTCGCCGGCCGTGGGTACTACTACTGGACGGTCGGCCGCTTCTATCGGGCCGGCAAGTCGTCCTAAACCAACTCGGTCTGATCGGGTGGATTCTGTCGCGGTTCAGCGGCGCGGCGCGCCGCCACACCAGACACGCAGCCGCTCTCCCACGCGCACGTAGCGCACCCACAACCCCGCGGCGACGAACTGCAGCCGCTGCCGGCGCCCGCGCAAGCGCGGATCGCGGTAGGCGGCCGGCACGACGCGAAGCGGCGCGAGACAATCCTTGATCAGATCGATCGCGAAGTCTTGTCCGCGATAGCCGCGCCGGCGTTGTAACGTCAGCTCGCCGCCGGCGACGCGCGCAACCTTGTGACGCAGCTCACGCAGCGACCAACGCGCCGGATGCACGACGACCGCATCGGCGGCGTAGTCGAGACGATA is a window encoding:
- a CDS encoding glycosyltransferase family 39 protein, translating into MTNALTERLKSLRVVLLLALAVGAYFRLSHLDRKVYWNDEAGGTSRWIAGFTTEEVSDELAARGPVSVNDLARYQRVNLDKGLLDTLRVVASREPHHAPLYAMLAWIWAHAVGDSVRALRALSALISFLQFPALWWLCRELFPQRRSTAIVALALLAVSPLQVLYAQEARAYSLWALAILLSSAALLRALRVGSPWAWRVYAGTLVLGWYVHLLFGLVAIGHVLFAVVSAGWRDRTLRTLLRAQVIGALAMTPWFVVLLVRYHNAVGMMAWVGRETGFVVWTKSVILNLTCIVFDARVDREHAMGLAAVLALALLVFALGSLWRNGPRRAWWFVVALSAPTVLALGVPDIVTSGARLSTARYAMPAYFAVHLALAQLLASGMSDATRALHARAWAGITAAVLLAGVVSCARSWTATTCWIKALGFYNREVARIIEQSPHSLLLTDATGLLLSLSHSVRSDFRVWYVAPPVPAIPDGYGDVFVLSPSDVLRAALEAHAGWQMEPVHEPGRLWRLRRVPTSR
- a CDS encoding glycosyltransferase family 4 protein, with amino-acid sequence MSASPVVRLSAAPPVMLSPAAMQVIYSFGSAVGASGLGTDALHEARALHQHGALRRLLCGFSRATDVPAAAIRALGLRDRALRKLASYDRSERLLHLQNLQFDRWASRRMEPADVFVVWNTWGLQSLQHAKRMGLRTAVLRYSTDPRHSTAVLAAEHARWGFPYRPPAVRLRRKVAELETADAILVSGAYAKSTYVQQGVAGAKVVALAGSGADPRVYVPAACQGQQPFRILFVGAINLGKGVPYLLDAWRRLQWRDAELVLVGAVGPQIRALLTRDGVPENFHMPGYVPHPIALYQSADVFVLPTLDEGSPKVIYEAMACGLPVITTPAAGSEVRDGIEGFVVPVRDAEAIAARLELLRTDERLRGEMGRAARARAERCSWDTHGDEFVAALAAL
- a CDS encoding glycosyltransferase family 4 protein gives rise to the protein MAAHRILFVDHAPALGGAQVGLLLCCELIERAQFVPHLATQPGALAESARALGVTVHELPLVQLRGTLAGAAALRRGTAAVMRIVRAHDIALVYSNTVRASAYAALAARLTRRPLIWHVHDILRPGLYVRAMSALAAATIAVSQAAARVLPNRQRVRVIPQGVRQGEQIDEHEHRQAAIRLRAAWGVPPQAPLVGQVARLQPWKGQRDVIAAAADLLRNVPAAHFVLVGGDIFDDAAAYERELHTLIAQSGLRAQVHLVAHQADVAAVFAAIDVLVHASFEEPFGRVLIEAGAAGVPVVAYGGGGVREILAHEHTALIVPPGDRAGLAAALHRVLGDRALATRLGTAARSEVAARFDVRRLTRDVEDVLRRALPRARH
- a CDS encoding alkaline phosphatase family protein, translated to MTGRARVLFIGLDGVEKDLLRLWADAGVLPTFRRLLDTSAWGLSAAPLGIHTTAVWESFSTGVSPARHARHGERQIRPGTYDTYRFLPTDLQAEAFWNVLSRAGRRSAVIDIPYVPLAHDFNGVHVLDWMAHAANTGFCTWPPTLAAELRRRFGLEPVGLCDHRRLQSAADFRALRDALITRVATKTALSRHLLERERWDLFLTVLTEGHCMGHQSWHIHDPHHPRHDAELARALGDPLRDVYRALDAAVNEHLTLAGPDATVIVLASHGMGPYYNGAHLMDAILYRLGHSPTLPELPRTWAALRRGWRQLPLPARVRLVRAQKWLVDRLWPPLDRRAACFNMPNGEVWSGLRVNLAGREPHGRVQPGAEYEAFCDMLSRDLCALVNVDTDQPAVLSVRRTAELYDGTHLIDLPDLLVEWNCTAPLTTVYSAKTGSVTVPFVHQRSGHHTSEGMFFAVGPGIRPGQTSQTVSVMDFAPTIATLLDVPLPNVDGTPIAALTESMPGARQRTA
- a CDS encoding glycosyltransferase family 2 protein gives rise to the protein MRCSIIIPTYNRRDSLRRCLAAVTRQDHPDFEVIVVDDASTDGTGDMVQREFPHVRCLRQDINTGSTIARNNSISMCGGDLVVFTDDDCIPPAHWLRTHVAHYADPRVGVVGGPLITAAPSFCDKFYAAHYRDEYERLQRIEHLAGWERLVTGNMSVPRAVFERVGLFDGEFPRGADADLVRRICRAGYVVIADPAVAVEHLKSYTLRSFLLERFAKACGSMMTDVKEGSLSVRRFVPLPNVVGTWRDWQNFRAMFGAPFAVSLPFWTLAIVTRWLEVAGRGYYYWTVGRFYRAGKSS